One window from the genome of Cucumis melo cultivar AY chromosome 10, USDA_Cmelo_AY_1.0, whole genome shotgun sequence encodes:
- the LOC127151303 gene encoding uncharacterized protein LOC127151303: MLHNCGGVVSTPIKARMPSTHGSSSRLNCENALSLIMPRQNLDVNSVASDTGSILDYVKEFTTLMLEIGYLPEKEALFQFKDGLKDWAKIELDRRNVQTLDDAIAAAETLVDYSTQSKGKKPDPEKHGGKPDKTKNFGRKDEGKVKTFQWRNGKNDGAHRGESSNPSEPCFICKGPHWTTDRPNRKALNALVAKFQVGKATYKVELPQKLKIHNIFHVSMLKPFHEDQEDLNRSETSRAPTGVVTEFDRKIKEILAERKIRRRGVPSYSEYLILWEGLPESEASWEREDLLWQFQQEIEKFKENATGTLRNQVGEGVTPQK; the protein is encoded by the coding sequence ATGCTGCACAATTGTGGTGGCGTCGTAAGTACGCCGATCAAGGCGAGAATGCCCTCCACtcatgggagcagttcaagaCTGAATTGCGAAAACGCTTTGTCCCTCATAATGCCGAGACAGAATCTCGATGTAAACTCCGTCGCCTCCGACACCGGTAGTATTCTTGATTATGTAAAAGAATTCACTACCTTAATGCTCGAGATAGGCTATCTACCCGAAAAGGAAGCCTTATTTCAGTTCAAAGATGGCTTGAAAGATTGGGCAAAGATCGAGCTGGACCGTCGTAATGTCCAGACCCTTGACGACGCTATTGCTGCGGCAGAGACGCTTGTCGATTATTCTACCCAATCAAAGGGGAAGAAGCCTGATCCAGAGAAACATGGAGGGAAACCGGATAAGACCAAGAACTTTGGTCGTAAGGACGAGGGAAAGGTGAAGACTTTCCAGTGGAGGAATGGCAAGAATGATGGTGCACATCGAGGTGAGTCCTCTAACCCTTCTGAACCCTGCTTTATCTGTAAAGGACCGCATTGGACTACGGATCGTCCAAATCGGAAGGCATTAAATGCCCTCGTTGCAAAATTCCAAGTGGGTAAAGCAACGTATAAAGTGGAACTACCTCAAAAGTTGAAGATCCATAACATCTTCCACGTAAGTATGTTAAAACCCTTTCACGAAGACCAAGAGGATCTGAACAGAAGCGAAACCTCTCGAGCGCCAACCGGAGTAGTAACAGAGTTTGACAGGAAGATTAAGGAGATCCTAGCTGAGAGGAAAATCAGAAGAAGAGGAGTTCCAAGCTACTCAGAATATCTGATTCTGTGGGAAGGATTGCCAGAGTCCGAAGCCAGCTGGGAACGTGAAGATTTACTTTGGCAATTCCAACAAGAAATAGAGAAGTTCAAAGAGAACGCAACGGGGACGTTGCGAAATCAAGTGGGGGAGGGTGTCACGCCCCAAAAATAG